One Macadamia integrifolia cultivar HAES 741 unplaced genomic scaffold, SCU_Mint_v3 scaffold1306, whole genome shotgun sequence genomic region harbors:
- the LOC122063393 gene encoding uncharacterized protein LOC122063393, with protein MTAGVDMTESGRVVAAVALDFPANDSGESCSSPSSPPKLPRRLRQRLLESKNFSTAEEIETKLREAERRRQQFHEWLSSKARPKPRSPSWSSSQEEDLGQRLEAKLYAAEQKRLSILAKAQMRLARLDKLRQAAKTGVKMRFEKEREELGTKVESRVQQAEENRMLILKAYKQRRALAKERTAQSLLRRMVQESKYKERVRTAISQKRAAAEKKRLGLLEAEKTRARARVLLVRKVAMSVYQEREIERSKLKDKLENRIQRARRQRAEYLRQRGNLHASDSVHWNKMYRQGDFLSRKLARCWRRFVRLRKTTFALAKAFESLEINEKSVQLMPFEQLALKIESPANLQIVKALLDRFENRYAISHATTATSGPSSDNIDHLLKRLASPSRRGTPGNASRSRASKKAASTGSAQNPVKLSRYPVRVVLCAYMILSHPDAVFSGQGEREISLANSAGHFVREFELLIKIMLDGASQIANEESSTTLPKERTFRSQLAAFDAAWRSYVYCFVVWKVKDARSLEEDLVRAACQLELSMMQTCKMSPEGNNDGLTHDMKAIQKQVTEDQRLLRERVQHLSGDAGIKRMESALSDTRSRFFEAKENGSPLTPQIAHISPNLPGSSVSAGSAGHSSVGVSDESSKPVEGRSHVVRSLFKNDASPPTKDVNAAPSRSNMDGLSASSTENFILENERLVNEIIHEHRYAFADTLNVSDADQGGVKAKIQETMENAFWDGVAESMKQDEPNYGWVVELMKEVRDELCKMAPQSWKQEIHEAIDVDILSEVLMSGSHDMVYLGKILEYALITLQKLSAPAAEEEMKKTHKKLLNELGEIAQAADKSNVSFVLATIKGLRFVLEQIQELKREISKARIRIIEPLIKGPTGLEYLRKAFSNHYGSPSDALTSLPLTVQWLSSIKLSAEQEWEEHNDSLSALPTSHASSSQGLLPSAALRTGGSVLMPANRSQVLSLPPSSTTAGNQQTECKGERLDLLVRLGLLKLASGREGLKPEILPETLKLNLSRLRAVQAQLQKIIVISTSILVLRQTLLSENLGISPSEMDNMVSESVKQLSQLLDCVEDVGVAEIIEIISVFPEDGDSVVDAKKLHTRKEVMASFLAKSLQAGDAVFTRISQVVNLAIRGVVLGGSGSQGRELAHTALRRIGAAAVLTERVIEVAEMLIVVATVSVNVHGPWYAHIIDNVD; from the exons GTTGAGCATTTTGGCGAAGGCCCAGATGCGCCTAGCAAGGTTGGACAAGTTGCGGCAAGCAGCTAAAACTGGAGTTAAAATGCGTTTTGAGAAGGAACGTGAGGAGCTTGGCACGAAAGTGGAGTCACGCGTTCAGCAGGCAGAGGAAAATCGGATGCTTATTTTGAAGGCTTACAAGCAGAGAAGGGCCTTAGCAAAAGAGAGGACAGCGCAATCGTTGTTGCGGAGGATGGTTCAAGAGAGCAAATACAAGGAGCGTGTGCGTACTGCAATTTCCCAAAAGCGGGCTGCTGCAGAGAAGAAGCGGTTGGGATTGTTGGAAGCAGAGAAAACAAGGGCACGTGCAAGGGTATTGCTGGTGCGAAAGGTAGCCATGTCTGTGTATCAAGAGCGAGAGATTGAGAGAAGTAAATTAAAGGATAAGTTGGAAAATCGTATCCAAAGG GCCAGGAGGCAGAGAGCTGAATATCTGAGGCAGAGAGGAAATCTTCATGCTTCCGACAGTGTCCATTGGAATAAGATGTACAGGCAGGGTGATTTCCTTTCAAGAAAATTGGCTAG GTGCTGGAGGCGATTTGTGAGGCTGAGAAAAACTACTTTTGCTTTGGCAAAAGCTTTTGAATCCTTAGAGATTAATGAGAAATCTGTTCAATTAATGCCATTTGAGCAGCTTGCTCTCAAGATTGAATCACCTGCAAATCTCCAGATTGTGAAAGCTttacttgatcgatttgagaacCGATATGCTATCTCACATGCTACCACAGCCACCAGTGGTCCCAGTTCAGACAACATTGATCACCTCCTCAAACGACTTGCTTCTCCCAGCCGTAGGGGCACACCCGGTAATGCATCCAGAAGTAGAGCATCAAAGAAAGCAGCATCCACTGGTTCAGCTCAAAATCCAGTTAAACTGTCAAGGTATCCAGTTAGGGTGGTGCTTTGCGCTTACATGATACTGAGTCATCCAGATGCAGTTTTCAGTGGGCAGGGGGAGCGTGAGATTTCTCTCGCCAATTCTGCAGGACATTTCGTTAGGGAGTTTGAATTGCTGATTAAAATTATGTTAGATGGTGCCTCACAGATTGCTAATGAGGAGTCATCCACCACATTGCCAAAGGAACGGACATTTAGATCTCAGCTCGCTGCTTTTGATGCAGCGTGGCGCTCATACGTATATTGCTTTGTGGTGTGGAAGGTTAAGGATGCAAGGTCACTGGAGGAAGATTTGGTAAGGGCTGCTTGCCAACTCGAGCTTTCTATGATGCAGACATGCAAGATGTCTCCAGAAGGGAATAATGATGGTCTTACTCATGATATGAAAGCTATTCAGAAGCAG GTTACTGAAGATCAGAGGCTTCTCAGAGAGAGAGTGCAACATCTGAGTGGTGATGCAGGGATTAAGCGTATGGAATCTGCTCTGTCAGACACACGATCTAGATTCTTTGAAGCAAAGGAGAATGGAAGTCCGTTGACGCCACAAATTGCGCATATTTCTCCAAATCTGCCCGGTTCTTCAGTGTCGGCTGGTTCAGCTGGACACTCTTCAGTTGGTGTCTCAGATGAAAGTAGTAAGCCAGTTGAGGGTCGTAGCCACGTTGTTCGCTCCTTGTTTAAGAATGATGCATCTCCTCCAACCAAAGATGTTAATGCTGCTCCTTCCAGGAGTAATATGGATGGACTGTCTGCTTCTTCtactgaaaattttattttggagaatGAACGGCTAGTAAATGAAATAATCCATGAGCACCGCTATGCTTTTGCTGATACCTTGAATGTCAGTGATGCGGATCAGGGCGGTGTCAAG GCAAAAATACAAGAGACAATGGAGAATGCATTCTGGGATGGTGTTGCAGAGTCTATGAAACAGGATGAGCCTAATTATGGGTGGGTagttgagctcatgaaggaagTCAGGGATGAACTGTGCAAAATGGCTCCTCAGAGTTGGAAGCAGGAGATTCATGAAGCTATTGATGTAGACATTCTGTCTGAG GTGCTGATGTCGGGAAGTCATGACATGGTTTATCTCGGAAAAATCCTGGAGTATGCATTGATCACTTTGCAGAAGCTTTCTGCTCCAGCTGctgaagaagagatgaagaagaccCACAAGAAGTTACTGAATGAGTTGGGCGAGATTGCACAAGCTGCAGACAAATCAAATGTTTCATTTGTCCTCGCAACAATCAAGGGTCTACGCTTTGTTCTAGAACAGATTCAG GAACTAAAACGGGAGATCAGCAAAGCACGTATAAGAATTATAGAACCACTCATAAAGGGGCCAACTGGTTTGGAATACCTTAGAAAGGCTTTCTCAAACCATTATGGATCACCCTCTGATGCGTTGACCTCATTACCACTGACAGTCCAGTGGCTTTCTTCTATAAAGCTCAGTGCAGAACAGGAGTGGGAAGAACACAATGATTCACTCTCAGCTTTGCCAACCAGTCACGCAAGTTCTTCTCAGGGTCTTCTCCCTTCTGCCGCCCTAAGAACTGGTGGCAGTGTCCTTATGCCAGCAAATAGAAGCCAAGTGCTTTCCTTGCCTCCAAGTTCAACTACTGCTG GTAATCAACAAACCGAATGCAAGGGAGAAAGGCTTGATTTACTGGTGAGACTTGGCTTGTTGAAATTAGCAAGTGGGAGAGAAGGGCTGAAGCCTGAGATTCTTCCAGAAACCCTTAAACTGAATCTCTCAAGGCTAAGGGCTGTTCAGGCTCAACTGCAGAAGATCATTGTCATCTCTACGAG CATATTGGTTCTCCGGCAAACCCTTCTCAGTGAGAACTTAGGAATCAGTCCTTCAGAGATGGATAACATGGTATCTGAATCTGTCAAACAACTCTCTCAGCTCCTGGACTGTGTTGAAGATGTGGGAGTTGCTGAAATTATTGAAATTATCAGTGTGTTCCCAGAGGATGGTGACAGTGTTGTGGATGCGAAGAAGCTCCATACAAGGAAAGAGGTAATGGCAAGCTTCTTGGCTAAGAGCCTCCAAGCTGGGGATGCAGTTTTTACACGCATCTCCCAGGTGGTTAACCTCGCAATCAGGGGTGTTGTACTTGGAGGAAGTGGATCCCAGGGAAGGGAACTGGCACATACAGCTCTTCGGCGAATTGGGGCAGCAGCTGTTCTTACTGAGAGAGTGATAGAGGTTGCTGAAATGCTGATTGTGGTGGCTACTGTGTCGGTTAACGTTCATGGGCCGTGGTATGCACATATTATCGATAATGTCGACTAA